From one Triticum aestivum cultivar Chinese Spring chromosome 4B, IWGSC CS RefSeq v2.1, whole genome shotgun sequence genomic stretch:
- the LOC123092202 gene encoding uncharacterized protein isoform X1, which yields MAPGGGGALPAVMARDVPGPAAIPAAAMASAEVAAAEVVRRVQPTEASERRRAEVVHYARRIVGTALGCEVFVFGSVPLKTYLPDGDIDLTVIGNTSCGSTLIDDVYYILGSGEENGDAEFEVKDLEHIDAEVRLIKCTIGNIIVDISFNQTGGICAVSFLELVDRKVGKNHLFKRSIILIKGWSYYESRLLGAHHGLISTYALETLILYVFNLFHKSLHGPLEVLYRFLEYFSKFDWDKYCISLNGPVALSSLPNLIVEGLNVPGDDLLFDKEFLENSVQKASAPPRNSDARCSKFRVKCLNIIDPLKECNNLGRSVNRANFHRIRTAFSFGAWKLGQILMLPPELIPDDIFAFFKNTLERNENGVRSDIDHVGAFHCQPFLGPSNRLLDGMSCMQISYKEEEKSRPRVSKKLAEHAVSVRINVPTQGGCFSGDDSFAPSTGLSARLSHCVRHEPKDHAYLFHENRNGATEQYHVAPEMDEQESLYAAESYMGDKSLMQPQRHAHYSSNMLSSIHGNDLGLPKPGPIKKEKLTGTSLHVEEHLHPLSLLNLSDLSGDLESQLRCLRQVQYNLEYLFDEFSQSVQEASSDGKVDKDLFDILNRGILLSTDTALPGLLPPSYAETNGMKLSPVSSHSTEVSQHSQDEDNWGMPFQLNACGIDVPSNGLSPSYIADSDISVSWGHRSEAIPNMRETAGYIREKHMTSIGEKGKILINQPVNIKSNQATISKRSFVPCQEQVAPDSGTKGIRISRSLGIGDGLNGYTLLGMKTAEKHSGHTRKEFVKPHYEARHTRSSYGDVGSNKTFFQKRNYDTVMECARPVSAKYQPPEVEGTPDECTYMNNNLARNQSCDTPKGYGTNLRLASETLKLQSSTRGRGFSKKNLPAKQKYDNHSGHPYSSVRDTKHVPNGQVATILNGSTKEVALNEELVENGTKPMPNVFIPCDSSWNNQRMLLAPTTCHPSVPVTKAYSQSGALETQPDRIIEFGSLGPFSLTSPSPKSNKASPKACADASALALQSYRASAIQSRSSGFYRIGDEEQFPPLHARTR from the exons GTCTTTGTATTTGGTTCGGTTCCATTGAAGACTTACCTTCCCGATGGggacattgatttaactgtaattGGAAATACATCTTGTGGTAGTACTTTGATTGATGATGTTTACTACATCCTTGGGTCGGGGGAGGAGAATGGTGACGCTGAATTTGAAGTGAAGGACTTGGAACACATTGATGCAGAG GTCAGACTCATTAAATGCACTATTGGAAATATTATTGTTGATATCTCATTCAACCAAACTGGAGGAATCTGCGCAGTCTCCTTCCTTGAGCTG GTTGACCGCAAAGTTGGGAAAAATCATCTATTTAAACGGAGCATTATATTAATCAAGGGATGGAGTTATTATGAAAGTCGTCTACTAGGAGCTCATCATGGGCTTATATCAACTTATGCATTGGAGACACTTATCCTATACGTCTTTAATCTATTCCATAAATCTCTCCATGGTCCCCTGGAG GTTTTGTATAGGTTTCTGGAATATTTTAGCAAGTTTGACTGGGACAAATACTGCATAAGTCTAAATGGCCCTGTTGCTTTATCGTCTTTGCCTAACCTAATTG TCGAAGGTTTAAATGTACCTGGCGATGACTTGCTGTTTGACAAAGAGTTCCTTGAGAACTCAGTGCAAAAAGCATCTGCACCTCCAAGAAATTCTGATGCACGCTGTTCCAAATTCCGTGTGAAATGTCTAAACATAATTGATCCACTGAAGGAGTGCAACAATCTTGGCAGAAGTGTAAACAGAG CGAATTTCCATCGTATTCGAACTGCTTTCTCGTTTGGTGCTTGGAAGCTTGGTCAAATTCTTATGTTACCACCAGAACTTATTCCTGATGATATTTTCGCATTTTTCAAAAACACCTTGGAGAGGAATGAAAACGGAGTAAGGTCAGATATTGACCATGTTGGCGCATTTCATTGTCAGCCCTTCCTTGGTCCCAGCAATCGACTCTTAGATGGCATGTCATGCATGCAGATTTCTTACAAGGAGGAAGAGAAAAGTCGTCCTCGTGTTTCAAAGAAATTAGCTGAGCATGCAGTAAGTGTCAGAATAAACGTGCCTACACAGGGTGGATGTTTTTCAGGAGATGACTCGTTTGCACCAAGTACTGGTCTGAGTGCAAGATTATCCCACTGTGTCCGTCATGAACCAAAGGACCATGCGTATCTTTTTCATGAAAATAGAAATGGTGCCACTGAACAGTACCATGTGGCCCCTGAGATGGATGAACAGGAATCTCTTTATGCAGCTGAATCCTATATGGGTGACAAATCACTGATGCAGCCACAGCGTCATGCACACTATTCGTCAAATATGTTGAGCTCTATCCATGGCAATGATTTAGGACTTCCAAAACCTGGTCCTATAAAAAAGGAAAAGTTAACTGGAACTTCACTCCATGTGGAAGAACATCTCCATCCACTGTCATTGTTGAACTTGTCGGATCTATCAGGGGATTTGGAATCACAGTTGAGATGCCTCCGTCAAGTTCAGTACAACTTAGAATACTTGTTTGATGAATTTTCGCAGTCTGTCCAAGAAGCATCTTCTGACGGTAAGGTTGACAAGGATTTGTTTGACATTCTAAATCGTGGCATCCTGTTAAGTACTGATACGGCGCTACCTGGGCTATTGCCGCCTTCATATGCTGAAACGAATGGAATGAAGTTATCTCCAGTTTCTTCTCATAGCACTGAAGTTTCACAGCATTCACAGGACGAGGACAACTGGGGTATGCCCTTTCAGTTGAATGCCTGTGGAATAGACGTCCCATCTAATGGATTATCGCCATCTTATATTGCTGATTCAGATATTTCTGTTTCGTGGGGGCATAGATCAGAGGCTATACCCAATATGCGTGAAACAGCCGGATATATTCGTGAAAAG CACATGACATCTATAGGAGAGAAAGGGAAGATCCTGATCAATCAACCAGTGAATATTAAAAGCAACCAGGCCACGATTTCCAAACGAAGTTTTGTCCCTTGCCAGGAGCAAGTAGCGCCAGACAGTGGGACCAAGGGAATAAGGATAAGTCGGTCATTGGGAATTGGCGATGGTCTAAATGGATATACTCTCTTAGGTATGAAGACGGCTGAAAAGCACAGTGGTCATACTCGAAAGGAATTTGTCAAACCCCACTATGAAGCAAGGCACACTCGTAGCTCCTATGGGGATGTCGGCTCGAACAAAACCTTCTTCCAGAAGCGAAATTATGATACTGTCATGGAGTGTGCACGACCAGTTAGTGCAAAATATCAGCCACCTGAAGTTGAGGGTACTCCAGATGAGTGCACATACATGAACAATAACTTGGCAAGAAATCAAAGCTGTGACACTCCTAAAGGGTATGGGACAAATTTAAGACTAGCCTCTGAGACATTAAAACTTCAAAGCAGCACAAGAGGAAGAGGTTTCTCGAAAAAGAACTTGCCTGCAAAACAAAAGTATGATAATCACAGTGGGCACCCATATTCTTCTGTGAGAGATACAAAGCATGTACCGAATGGCCAAGTTGCGACCATTCTAAATGGTTCGACAAAGGAGGTTGCCCTGAACGAAGAATTGGTTGAAAATGGAACTAAACCAATGCCAAATGTTTTCATTCCTTGTGATAGCAGCTGGAATAACCAACGGATGCTTCTGGCACCTACTACTTGTCACCCCTCCGTCCCTGTCACAAAAGCATATTCTCAATCTGGAGCCTTGGAGACACAGCCAGATAGGATTATTGAGTTTGGCTCTTTGGGGCCTTTCTCGTTGACATCTCCCTCACCAAAGTCAAACAAGGCCTCGCCAAAGGCATGTGCAGACGCCTCTGCATTGGCGTTACAGAGCTATAGAGCCAGTGCAATCCAAAGCAG GTCGTCAGGATTTTACAGAATAGGAGATGAAGAGCAGTTCCCCCCACTCCATGCTAGGACCCGCTGA
- the LOC123092202 gene encoding uncharacterized protein isoform X2 produces MAPGGGGALPAVMARDVPGPAAIPAAAMASAEVAAAEVVRRVQPTEASERRRAEVVHYARRIVGTALGCEVFVFGSVPLKTYLPDGDIDLTVIGNTSCGSTLIDDVYYILGSGEENGDAEFEVKDLEHIDAEVRLIKCTIGNIIVDISFNQTGGICAVSFLELVDRKVGKNHLFKRSIILIKGWSYYESRLLGAHHGLISTYALETLILYVFNLFHKSLHGPLEVLYRFLEYFSKFDWDKYCISLNGPVALSSLPNLIVEGLNVPGDDLLFDKEFLENSVQKASAPPRNSDARCSKFRVKCLNIIDPLKECNNLGRSVNRANFHRIRTAFSFGAWKLGQILMLPPELIPDDIFAFFKNTLERNENGVRSDIDHVGAFHCQPFLGPSNRLLDGMSCMQISYKEEEKSRPRVSKKLAEHAVSVRINVPTQGGCFSGDDSFAPSTGLSARLSHCVRHEPKDHAYLFHENRNGATEQYHVAPEMDEQESLYAAESYMGDKSLMQPQRHAHYSSNMLSSIHGNDLGLPKPGPIKKEKLTGTSLHVEEHLHPLSLLNLSDLSGDLESQLRCLRQVQYNLEYLFDEFSQSVQEASSDGKVDKDLFDILNRGILLSTDTALPGLLPPSYAETNGMKLSPVSSHSTEVSQHSQDEDNWGMPFQLNACGIDVPSNGLSPSYIADSDISVSWGHRSEAIPNMRETAGYIREKHMTSIGEKGKILINQPVNIKSNQATISKRSFVPCQEQVAPDSGTKGIRISRSLGIGDGLNGYTLLGMKTAEKHSGHTRKEFVKPHYEARHTRSSYGDVGSNKTFFQKRNYDTVMECARPVSAKYQPPEVEGTPDECTYMNNNLARNQSCDTPKGYGTNLRLASETLKLQSSTRGRGFSKKNLPAKQKYDNHSGHPYSSVRDTKHVPNGQVATILNGSTKEVALNEELVENGTKPMPNVFIPCDSSWNNQRMLLAPTTCHPSVPVTKAYSQSGALETQPDRIIEFGSLGPFSLTSPSPKSNKASPKACADASALALQSYRASAIQSR; encoded by the exons GTCTTTGTATTTGGTTCGGTTCCATTGAAGACTTACCTTCCCGATGGggacattgatttaactgtaattGGAAATACATCTTGTGGTAGTACTTTGATTGATGATGTTTACTACATCCTTGGGTCGGGGGAGGAGAATGGTGACGCTGAATTTGAAGTGAAGGACTTGGAACACATTGATGCAGAG GTCAGACTCATTAAATGCACTATTGGAAATATTATTGTTGATATCTCATTCAACCAAACTGGAGGAATCTGCGCAGTCTCCTTCCTTGAGCTG GTTGACCGCAAAGTTGGGAAAAATCATCTATTTAAACGGAGCATTATATTAATCAAGGGATGGAGTTATTATGAAAGTCGTCTACTAGGAGCTCATCATGGGCTTATATCAACTTATGCATTGGAGACACTTATCCTATACGTCTTTAATCTATTCCATAAATCTCTCCATGGTCCCCTGGAG GTTTTGTATAGGTTTCTGGAATATTTTAGCAAGTTTGACTGGGACAAATACTGCATAAGTCTAAATGGCCCTGTTGCTTTATCGTCTTTGCCTAACCTAATTG TCGAAGGTTTAAATGTACCTGGCGATGACTTGCTGTTTGACAAAGAGTTCCTTGAGAACTCAGTGCAAAAAGCATCTGCACCTCCAAGAAATTCTGATGCACGCTGTTCCAAATTCCGTGTGAAATGTCTAAACATAATTGATCCACTGAAGGAGTGCAACAATCTTGGCAGAAGTGTAAACAGAG CGAATTTCCATCGTATTCGAACTGCTTTCTCGTTTGGTGCTTGGAAGCTTGGTCAAATTCTTATGTTACCACCAGAACTTATTCCTGATGATATTTTCGCATTTTTCAAAAACACCTTGGAGAGGAATGAAAACGGAGTAAGGTCAGATATTGACCATGTTGGCGCATTTCATTGTCAGCCCTTCCTTGGTCCCAGCAATCGACTCTTAGATGGCATGTCATGCATGCAGATTTCTTACAAGGAGGAAGAGAAAAGTCGTCCTCGTGTTTCAAAGAAATTAGCTGAGCATGCAGTAAGTGTCAGAATAAACGTGCCTACACAGGGTGGATGTTTTTCAGGAGATGACTCGTTTGCACCAAGTACTGGTCTGAGTGCAAGATTATCCCACTGTGTCCGTCATGAACCAAAGGACCATGCGTATCTTTTTCATGAAAATAGAAATGGTGCCACTGAACAGTACCATGTGGCCCCTGAGATGGATGAACAGGAATCTCTTTATGCAGCTGAATCCTATATGGGTGACAAATCACTGATGCAGCCACAGCGTCATGCACACTATTCGTCAAATATGTTGAGCTCTATCCATGGCAATGATTTAGGACTTCCAAAACCTGGTCCTATAAAAAAGGAAAAGTTAACTGGAACTTCACTCCATGTGGAAGAACATCTCCATCCACTGTCATTGTTGAACTTGTCGGATCTATCAGGGGATTTGGAATCACAGTTGAGATGCCTCCGTCAAGTTCAGTACAACTTAGAATACTTGTTTGATGAATTTTCGCAGTCTGTCCAAGAAGCATCTTCTGACGGTAAGGTTGACAAGGATTTGTTTGACATTCTAAATCGTGGCATCCTGTTAAGTACTGATACGGCGCTACCTGGGCTATTGCCGCCTTCATATGCTGAAACGAATGGAATGAAGTTATCTCCAGTTTCTTCTCATAGCACTGAAGTTTCACAGCATTCACAGGACGAGGACAACTGGGGTATGCCCTTTCAGTTGAATGCCTGTGGAATAGACGTCCCATCTAATGGATTATCGCCATCTTATATTGCTGATTCAGATATTTCTGTTTCGTGGGGGCATAGATCAGAGGCTATACCCAATATGCGTGAAACAGCCGGATATATTCGTGAAAAG CACATGACATCTATAGGAGAGAAAGGGAAGATCCTGATCAATCAACCAGTGAATATTAAAAGCAACCAGGCCACGATTTCCAAACGAAGTTTTGTCCCTTGCCAGGAGCAAGTAGCGCCAGACAGTGGGACCAAGGGAATAAGGATAAGTCGGTCATTGGGAATTGGCGATGGTCTAAATGGATATACTCTCTTAGGTATGAAGACGGCTGAAAAGCACAGTGGTCATACTCGAAAGGAATTTGTCAAACCCCACTATGAAGCAAGGCACACTCGTAGCTCCTATGGGGATGTCGGCTCGAACAAAACCTTCTTCCAGAAGCGAAATTATGATACTGTCATGGAGTGTGCACGACCAGTTAGTGCAAAATATCAGCCACCTGAAGTTGAGGGTACTCCAGATGAGTGCACATACATGAACAATAACTTGGCAAGAAATCAAAGCTGTGACACTCCTAAAGGGTATGGGACAAATTTAAGACTAGCCTCTGAGACATTAAAACTTCAAAGCAGCACAAGAGGAAGAGGTTTCTCGAAAAAGAACTTGCCTGCAAAACAAAAGTATGATAATCACAGTGGGCACCCATATTCTTCTGTGAGAGATACAAAGCATGTACCGAATGGCCAAGTTGCGACCATTCTAAATGGTTCGACAAAGGAGGTTGCCCTGAACGAAGAATTGGTTGAAAATGGAACTAAACCAATGCCAAATGTTTTCATTCCTTGTGATAGCAGCTGGAATAACCAACGGATGCTTCTGGCACCTACTACTTGTCACCCCTCCGTCCCTGTCACAAAAGCATATTCTCAATCTGGAGCCTTGGAGACACAGCCAGATAGGATTATTGAGTTTGGCTCTTTGGGGCCTTTCTCGTTGACATCTCCCTCACCAAAGTCAAACAAGGCCTCGCCAAAGGCATGTGCAGACGCCTCTGCATTGGCGTTACAGAGCTATAGAGCCAGTGCAATCCAAAGCAGGTAA